One genomic region from Streptomyces sp. NBC_00582 encodes:
- a CDS encoding PadR family transcriptional regulator gives MSLRFAILGSLTSAPSSGYDLARQFSLGLGWFWSASHSQIYPELKRLEEAGLIDGSLTTVGEKLEKRVYSITEKGLDELLSWVTDRPHYRPNRDPERLQLIFSDLASVDAIRRHLRAHRDHFIQRRDRVRPVREAITEGEHERVQKRLQGKSPRQRELTILLREFAYDGDVERAELEIAWAQRALRALDEYERRYGDDAESTVDTTSSR, from the coding sequence GTGTCTCTTCGATTTGCGATCCTCGGGTCCCTCACCTCGGCACCCTCGTCCGGGTACGATCTCGCCCGCCAATTCAGCTTGGGGCTGGGCTGGTTCTGGTCGGCCTCACACAGCCAGATCTATCCAGAGCTCAAGCGCCTGGAGGAGGCCGGCCTGATTGACGGATCGCTCACCACAGTGGGGGAGAAGTTGGAGAAGCGGGTCTACTCGATCACCGAGAAGGGACTCGATGAACTCCTTTCATGGGTCACGGACCGACCCCACTACCGTCCCAACCGTGACCCCGAACGGCTACAGCTGATTTTCTCCGACCTGGCCTCCGTGGATGCGATCAGACGCCACTTGAGGGCGCACCGCGACCACTTTATACAGCGCCGCGACCGCGTGCGACCGGTTCGGGAGGCCATCACCGAGGGTGAGCACGAGCGGGTGCAGAAGCGGTTGCAAGGCAAGTCACCACGTCAAAGAGAGCTCACCATCCTCCTTCGGGAGTTCGCCTACGACGGCGATGTCGAACGCGCCGAGCTGGAGATCGCCTGGGCTCAACGTGCCCTCCGAGCACTCGATGAGTACGAGCGACGTTACGGAGACGACGCGGAGAGCACGGTGGATACGACCTCCAGCCGGTGA
- a CDS encoding FAD-dependent oxidoreductase — MNAKTTGTTRAEEAKVGKRVAIIGAGPGGLSAAIAFQQAGFHVRVFERHSKVKGLGGAIILNAIALNIMRSYGADISDTFTGHNQKFRSHDGRYKRVVFPEDHDLLRQAGATGWASGMIRSELYDRLVGAVKEGSIVPNHELAVFEDRGKDVLLHFANGQDYVADILIGADGIDSLVRQKLFGEGPAKHLGIAVWLGWTDGAEIDRHMQYMRHSDKHQFGYAPLKFQGADCVEWWFVEPCTETQPMPDDVRSYIGERIADFESPVDKIFAATELDEAHIFRWVVKWRDPLKTWTRGRVTLLGDAGHPTSPYASYGAGMALEDGFFLGRYFNGVDLSDSARVADAFAKYEDQRLKYTNKVTANARRTGWIFHNAPWLVRRIRDFLLNHTPIPNKVIGDQYTKEGYALWHALIQTGAISAHDSQPTGEKAENDHVA; from the coding sequence ATGAATGCCAAGACAACCGGGACGACACGAGCCGAGGAAGCAAAGGTGGGCAAGCGGGTCGCCATCATCGGGGCGGGGCCCGGTGGCCTCTCCGCTGCAATCGCCTTCCAGCAGGCAGGTTTCCATGTGCGGGTCTTCGAGCGCCACTCCAAGGTCAAGGGCCTGGGCGGAGCGATCATCCTCAATGCCATCGCCCTCAACATCATGCGCTCCTACGGCGCCGACATAAGCGACACCTTCACCGGCCACAACCAGAAGTTCCGGAGCCACGACGGGCGCTACAAGCGTGTCGTCTTCCCCGAGGACCACGATCTGCTCAGGCAGGCCGGGGCGACCGGGTGGGCCTCCGGGATGATCCGGTCGGAGCTCTACGACAGGCTCGTCGGAGCGGTCAAGGAGGGGTCGATCGTCCCGAACCACGAGCTCGCCGTATTCGAGGACCGTGGCAAGGACGTGCTGCTTCACTTCGCCAACGGGCAGGACTATGTCGCGGACATTCTCATCGGCGCCGACGGCATCGACTCGTTGGTCCGGCAGAAGTTGTTCGGAGAGGGGCCCGCCAAGCACCTCGGCATCGCGGTCTGGCTCGGCTGGACCGACGGCGCCGAGATCGACCGCCACATGCAGTACATGCGCCACTCGGACAAGCACCAGTTCGGGTATGCGCCCCTCAAGTTCCAGGGGGCGGACTGTGTCGAGTGGTGGTTCGTCGAGCCCTGCACCGAGACACAGCCCATGCCGGACGATGTCCGCTCCTACATCGGTGAGCGCATCGCCGACTTCGAGAGTCCCGTCGACAAGATCTTCGCAGCGACCGAGCTCGACGAAGCCCACATCTTCCGCTGGGTGGTCAAGTGGCGAGACCCGTTGAAGACGTGGACCCGCGGCCGAGTGACCTTGCTGGGTGATGCCGGCCACCCCACCTCGCCTTACGCCAGTTACGGAGCGGGCATGGCGCTCGAGGACGGCTTCTTCCTCGGCAGGTACTTCAACGGCGTCGACCTCTCCGACTCCGCGCGGGTCGCCGACGCGTTTGCGAAGTACGAGGACCAGCGCCTGAAGTACACCAACAAGGTCACTGCCAACGCGCGCCGGACCGGTTGGATCTTCCACAATGCCCCTTGGCTCGTGCGCCGAATCCGTGACTTCCTGCTCAATCACACGCCGATTCCCAACAAGGTGATCGGGGACCAGTACACCAAGGAGGGCTACGCCCTCTGGCATGCCCTCATCCAGACCGGAGCGATCTCCGCTCACGACTCGCAGCCGACCGGGGAGAAGGCCGAGAACGACCACGTCGCCTGA
- a CDS encoding alpha/beta hydrolase family protein, translating into MFRYFPTNYVWSLSVSIAMNCGGQIGEVDQISAPLADIAKEGDDAGTEKLFWSWVNFADSLAERAEKEVAAQHPLSAGPLYHRASVYYFVAERMQSRDFGPRKEAYRKSVEAMKAAIEHNRYRAEYVEIPYEDASFPAIFTWPEGNPPEGGWPVMVYCNGLDSMKELLFTSGLPTELSRRGVATLCVDQPGTGAALRERDMHAIHDSERWAGAAIDYLETRPDVNAERIGMSGVSLGGYYAPRATAFEKRFKLCAVWGANYNWGELQKRRLQREGENPVPHYWDHVQWVFGKESLDEFMAFAPSMTLEGVVEEITVPFLVTHGEDDRQIPMEFATPEYENAVNSPDRHWKLFSTVEGGSSHAGSDNESVPANYIADWVSDRL; encoded by the coding sequence ATGTTCCGCTACTTTCCCACCAATTACGTGTGGAGCCTGTCGGTCAGCATCGCCATGAACTGTGGCGGTCAGATCGGCGAGGTCGACCAGATCAGCGCGCCCCTGGCCGACATCGCCAAAGAGGGAGACGACGCCGGCACCGAGAAGCTCTTCTGGTCCTGGGTGAACTTCGCCGACTCCCTCGCAGAACGCGCTGAGAAGGAAGTCGCCGCACAGCACCCGCTTTCCGCCGGCCCGCTCTACCACCGCGCCTCGGTCTACTACTTCGTCGCGGAGCGGATGCAGAGCCGTGACTTCGGCCCCCGCAAGGAGGCGTACCGGAAATCCGTTGAGGCGATGAAGGCAGCGATCGAGCACAACCGGTACCGGGCCGAGTACGTCGAGATTCCCTACGAGGACGCCTCCTTCCCCGCGATCTTCACCTGGCCCGAAGGGAATCCCCCCGAGGGTGGCTGGCCGGTGATGGTCTACTGCAACGGCCTGGACTCCATGAAGGAGTTGCTCTTCACCAGCGGCCTGCCGACCGAGTTGTCACGCCGTGGGGTGGCGACGCTCTGTGTTGATCAGCCGGGTACGGGAGCCGCGCTCCGCGAGCGCGACATGCACGCCATCCACGACTCGGAGCGGTGGGCGGGAGCCGCGATCGACTACCTGGAGACCCGGCCCGACGTGAACGCGGAGCGCATCGGCATGAGCGGTGTCTCGCTCGGCGGTTACTACGCACCGCGTGCGACCGCCTTCGAGAAGCGTTTCAAGCTCTGTGCGGTCTGGGGCGCCAACTACAACTGGGGCGAACTGCAGAAACGTCGTCTCCAGCGTGAGGGCGAGAACCCCGTGCCGCACTACTGGGACCACGTCCAGTGGGTGTTCGGCAAGGAGAGCCTGGACGAGTTCATGGCCTTCGCCCCGAGCATGACCCTGGAGGGCGTGGTCGAGGAGATCACGGTCCCCTTCCTGGTCACCCATGGCGAGGACGACCGACAGATCCCGATGGAGTTCGCGACACCGGAGTACGAGAACGCCGTGAACAGTCCCGACCGCCACTGGAAGTTGTTCAGCACGGTCGAGGGCGGCTCATCGCACGCCGGCTCTGACAACGAGTCCGTTCCGGCGAACTACATCGCCGACTGGGTCAGCGACCGCCTTTGA
- a CDS encoding VOC family protein, giving the protein MVKPLITHLRHVGIAMPDLDRQLAFYRDTWGLTHVESDTGVHFLAAEGSPENYIVRLRKDDQKRMDLVAFGAANAADVDTLCNQLRADGVQIIHEPTHVDTPGGGYGFRFFDCDGRVVEVSSDVATREFRSIEERELVPVRLSHFVINSNDPEATVDWYIKHLGFKLSDTLCLGARGGFMWFMRCNDWHHSLAIARGPHTAINHISFELRGLDEFMRGTGRLLRQGTQMIWGPGRHKAGDNTFSYFFDRAGNCVEITTELEEVDWDKWHPSVYDITTNADYSDQWGTANPMNEFVSKQQFNDPDRGVFVAPPL; this is encoded by the coding sequence GTGGTCAAACCGCTCATCACTCATTTGCGGCATGTGGGGATCGCGATGCCCGATCTCGACCGCCAGCTCGCCTTCTACCGGGATACGTGGGGCTTGACCCACGTCGAGTCCGACACCGGTGTGCACTTCCTCGCCGCCGAGGGCTCTCCTGAGAATTACATCGTGCGACTGCGCAAGGACGACCAGAAGCGCATGGATCTGGTCGCGTTCGGTGCGGCGAACGCGGCCGACGTGGACACGCTCTGCAACCAGCTTCGTGCGGACGGCGTCCAGATCATCCACGAGCCGACGCATGTGGACACTCCCGGCGGGGGCTACGGCTTCCGGTTCTTCGACTGCGACGGCCGGGTCGTCGAGGTGTCCTCCGACGTCGCCACGCGGGAGTTCCGCAGCATCGAGGAGCGTGAGCTGGTTCCGGTCCGGCTTTCGCACTTCGTGATCAACTCGAACGATCCCGAAGCCACGGTCGACTGGTACATCAAGCACCTCGGCTTCAAGCTGTCCGACACACTCTGCCTCGGCGCGCGCGGCGGCTTCATGTGGTTCATGCGGTGCAACGACTGGCACCACTCCCTGGCCATCGCACGCGGGCCGCACACGGCGATCAACCACATCTCCTTCGAGCTCCGCGGCCTTGACGAGTTCATGCGGGGCACCGGGCGCCTGCTGCGTCAGGGCACCCAGATGATCTGGGGGCCCGGCCGCCACAAAGCGGGGGACAACACCTTTTCCTACTTCTTCGACCGAGCGGGCAACTGCGTCGAGATCACCACCGAGCTCGAGGAGGTCGACTGGGACAAGTGGCACCCCTCCGTCTACGACATCACCACCAATGCCGACTACAGCGATCAGTGGGGCACGGCGAACCCGATGAACGAGTTCGTCTCCAAGCAGCAGTTCAACGATCCGGACCGTGGCGTCTTTGTCGCGCCCCCGCTCTGA
- a CDS encoding LysR family transcriptional regulator, which produces MDLRRIDLNLLVAFDTLMTERSVTRAAERLSIGQSAMSSTLARLRKALNDPVMVRDGRGLVPTPFAEVLAPRVRDILVEINDVLSLRETFNPGTAKRTFTIMADDYVTVTFLRPLVSRLAHEAPGARLLLRPTSDDPADQLRRESVDLLLIPREVLQHQSRDFLTQVLFTDRLVLAVDRDHPDVADSITREQFSALPYLATSSANVRSLAESQLDFLGIPYNVTMTAGSLLAPFLLKGTRLITLVVESLGRQVAEPAGIRLLEPPPPQMQPITQIMAWTKRTEQDSGHRWLRQCLLDLVPETSS; this is translated from the coding sequence ATGGACCTGCGCCGCATCGACCTCAACCTGCTGGTGGCGTTCGACACGCTGATGACTGAACGCAGTGTGACCCGCGCCGCTGAGCGACTCTCGATCGGGCAATCGGCGATGAGTTCAACACTCGCGCGACTCCGGAAGGCCCTGAACGACCCGGTGATGGTGCGGGATGGTCGCGGCCTGGTGCCGACGCCGTTCGCGGAAGTGCTCGCGCCCCGCGTACGCGACATCCTCGTCGAGATCAACGACGTGCTCTCGTTGCGCGAGACCTTCAACCCCGGAACGGCCAAGCGGACCTTCACCATCATGGCCGACGACTACGTCACCGTGACTTTCCTGCGGCCGCTCGTCAGTCGGCTCGCTCACGAGGCACCGGGGGCTCGGTTGCTCTTGCGCCCGACCAGTGACGATCCCGCGGATCAGCTTCGCCGCGAGAGCGTCGACCTCTTGCTGATCCCGCGAGAAGTCCTTCAGCACCAAAGCCGTGACTTCCTGACTCAGGTGTTGTTCACAGACAGGCTCGTGCTCGCGGTCGATCGTGATCACCCAGACGTCGCCGACAGCATCACTCGGGAGCAGTTCAGTGCGCTGCCCTATCTTGCTACCTCCTCGGCGAACGTTCGGTCGCTGGCCGAGAGTCAGCTCGACTTCCTGGGCATCCCGTACAACGTGACGATGACTGCCGGATCCTTGCTGGCGCCCTTCCTCCTCAAGGGAACCCGTCTCATCACACTCGTGGTCGAGTCTTTGGGGCGACAGGTCGCCGAACCGGCCGGCATCCGCCTCCTCGAGCCGCCGCCGCCCCAAATGCAGCCGATCACACAGATCATGGCTTGGACGAAACGCACCGAACAGGACTCTGGGCACCGCTGGCTCCGGCAGTGCCTGCTTGACCTCGTCCCCGAAACCTCGTCCTGA
- a CDS encoding cupin domain-containing protein: protein MAENLVASLDLTPASTTRKIRRVVTGTNGAGESVVVIDGISPHTSCQAGSDQFVVTQLWRTTETPADNSQPAVDLPSEPLPVTPPQHGSVFRTVEFPPDSLWRAPGPEGEEMARRQIHATDSIDYCIVLSGEIWAVLDAQETKLSAGDVLVQRGTNHAWSNRSNEPCLVAFVLIGGNAVG, encoded by the coding sequence ATGGCAGAGAATCTCGTCGCCTCTCTGGACCTCACGCCGGCCTCGACCACCCGCAAGATCAGGCGGGTCGTGACCGGGACCAACGGCGCAGGAGAGTCTGTGGTGGTGATCGACGGCATCAGTCCGCACACCAGTTGCCAGGCCGGCAGCGACCAGTTCGTCGTCACCCAACTCTGGCGCACGACCGAGACTCCGGCCGACAACAGCCAGCCGGCGGTCGACCTTCCGTCCGAACCCCTGCCGGTAACACCCCCGCAGCACGGTTCGGTGTTCCGTACCGTGGAGTTCCCGCCTGACTCCCTCTGGCGCGCGCCGGGCCCCGAGGGGGAGGAAATGGCTCGCCGGCAGATCCATGCCACGGACTCCATCGACTACTGCATCGTTCTCAGCGGCGAGATCTGGGCGGTGCTCGACGCCCAGGAGACGAAGCTGTCCGCCGGTGACGTTCTCGTCCAACGAGGAACCAACCACGCGTGGTCCAACCGCTCCAACGAGCCATGCCTCGTCGCGTTCGTGCTGATCGGCGGCAACGCCGTCGGATGA
- a CDS encoding CocE/NonD family hydrolase produces MSELVPSPELPGSHHREATHSGLVSETDVYVTMRDGVRLCVDVYRPETDEPLPALLAFSIYNKELATPEATSLPPQPAWSPLWMGPTEAGDTRFLTSRGYVHVVGMPRGVGKSEGGGSREFDSYDLIEWIAAQPWCDGNVGMVGISGFGAEQMHVARQNPPSLKAIFPYDPRGAYGTLGGFREEHPGGVLSLFRYLVGHFGVFHQNKGAPTQLPPARDALWRTAMANPDYRMYGHILNVLSMKGQHMPAIFENLIDPFEEPGTVERSEAEFDTIKIPVYTGAGWYGYTYKTHLQGAQSYWRHLKGIPKKLLFLGHAHLERPFHGLHHEIVRWYDHWLKGIDTGILDEPPVRYWVSGANEWRTGTDWPLPETEWTKLYLTSWERLRSQEFTPGSADDLIPPDSFVQMPLTNTRDVAKLRFMTDPLPRDVLIVGPSKLKLWAAIDQEDTNWIIVLKDVGPDPSVRTAREGEFDIPQGMPERELTRGWLKATNRALDAERSTPWKPFHKLTRDAAQPVVPGEVVEYDIEILATANLFRAGHRICVEITSMDRPTGVAGATDVEYVPYHICSSKTTLHHVFHNTQYPSHLLLPVIPTVPGPQESSSAPA; encoded by the coding sequence ATGAGCGAACTCGTCCCGAGTCCGGAGCTTCCCGGCAGCCATCATCGAGAGGCGACACACTCAGGCCTGGTCAGCGAAACCGATGTTTACGTAACCATGCGTGACGGCGTTCGGCTGTGCGTCGACGTGTACCGGCCTGAGACCGACGAACCGCTACCGGCCCTGCTGGCGTTCTCCATCTACAACAAGGAGCTCGCCACTCCGGAAGCGACCAGCCTTCCGCCCCAGCCCGCCTGGTCCCCGCTCTGGATGGGGCCGACCGAAGCCGGCGACACCCGCTTTCTCACCTCACGCGGGTACGTCCACGTGGTCGGGATGCCGCGCGGCGTCGGAAAATCCGAGGGTGGCGGCTCGCGTGAGTTCGACTCCTACGATCTGATCGAGTGGATTGCCGCCCAACCCTGGTGCGACGGCAACGTCGGCATGGTCGGTATCTCTGGTTTCGGCGCCGAACAGATGCACGTCGCTCGGCAGAACCCGCCCAGCCTCAAAGCAATCTTTCCCTACGACCCCCGCGGCGCCTACGGAACGCTGGGCGGTTTCCGCGAGGAGCACCCCGGTGGCGTGCTCAGCCTGTTCCGTTACCTGGTCGGGCACTTCGGCGTCTTCCACCAGAACAAGGGCGCGCCCACGCAGCTTCCCCCGGCCCGGGATGCTCTGTGGCGGACGGCGATGGCAAATCCGGACTACCGGATGTACGGCCACATCCTCAACGTGCTGAGCATGAAGGGCCAGCACATGCCGGCCATCTTCGAAAACCTGATCGACCCCTTCGAGGAGCCCGGCACCGTCGAACGCAGCGAGGCGGAGTTCGACACCATCAAGATTCCCGTCTACACCGGCGCCGGCTGGTACGGCTACACCTACAAGACGCACCTGCAAGGCGCCCAGAGCTACTGGCGGCACCTGAAGGGCATCCCGAAGAAGCTCCTGTTCCTCGGACACGCGCACCTTGAGCGTCCCTTCCACGGCCTGCACCACGAGATCGTGCGGTGGTACGACCACTGGCTCAAGGGCATCGATACCGGCATCCTGGACGAACCGCCGGTCAGGTACTGGGTCAGCGGCGCCAACGAATGGCGCACCGGCACCGACTGGCCACTGCCCGAGACCGAGTGGACCAAGCTGTACCTCACCAGCTGGGAACGGTTGCGCAGCCAGGAGTTCACCCCGGGCTCGGCCGACGACCTGATCCCCCCTGACTCGTTCGTTCAGATGCCGCTGACCAACACGCGCGACGTGGCGAAGCTTCGCTTCATGACCGACCCACTCCCCCGCGACGTGCTGATCGTCGGCCCGTCAAAGCTCAAGCTGTGGGCGGCGATCGATCAGGAAGACACCAACTGGATCATCGTCCTCAAGGACGTGGGGCCGGACCCGTCGGTGCGCACGGCTCGAGAGGGCGAGTTCGACATTCCCCAGGGCATGCCCGAGCGGGAGCTGACCCGCGGGTGGCTGAAGGCGACGAACCGGGCGCTGGACGCCGAGCGGAGCACGCCCTGGAAGCCGTTTCACAAGCTCACTCGGGACGCGGCCCAGCCGGTGGTCCCCGGTGAGGTCGTCGAGTACGACATCGAGATCCTCGCGACCGCGAACCTCTTCCGAGCCGGTCACCGCATCTGTGTCGAAATCACAAGCATGGACCGCCCGACCGGGGTCGCGGGTGCCACAGATGTGGAGTACGTGCCGTATCACATCTGCAGTTCGAAGACGACCTTGCACCACGTCTTCCACAACACCCAGTACCCCTCCCACCTGCTCTTGCCGGTCATCCCCACGGTGCCCGGCCCTCAGGAGTCCAGCTCGGCTCCGGCCTGA